In Candidatus Methylacidiphilales bacterium, the genomic stretch CAGCAGCAAACCCGTAAGAAACACAGTCAAATAAAGGCTTATCCCGCTCAGTGCTGATAACCCCAATGTAGCCGCTAAAAGTTCAAGGCTTTCCATGTAAAAGCTAGATTACCCTCTGTCAGCGTCGTGTCTCACGGTCCCTTCTGGAGTTACTACAGAGGAGGATTGTGATTCAGCTTTATTTTTCTTAGCGTTATCAAGCTCCTCTACGCTTTTTTTGATCTCCGCTTCAAATTCATCCCGTGCTTTTTTGAATTCTCCAATACTTCGACCTAATCCTCGAGCTAATTCAGGAATCTTCTTAGCCCCAAAGAGCAACACAGCGATAAACAAAATCAGCCACCACTCCTGTCCTCCGGGCAGCCCAAAACCGATCCAAAACAGTGTATTTTCTAACATATTCATATAATGGGACTTCATACACTCATTAGCAAGCCCCATCTCGTTTCAATTACTTAATTCAACCTGCTCAATCGAGCAAAACACGTTGGCATTAACTCACAGTCCTATATTCTTCTTCCCATGTCCGATTATCCACGCTTCAAAAATCTAACAGCACTAATCACTGGTGCCTCATCCGGATTCGGTGAAGAATTCGCACGACAGCTTGCCCCTCACACTCGCCAACTCATCCTCATCGCCCGACGCAGGAACCGCCTGGAGTCCATAAAGCAAACCCTTGAAAAGCACCACAGCTCATTAAACGTCACCGTTATCCAAGCTGACCTTTCTCTGCCTAACTCTGTTGAACACACTGTTCTCCCTGCCCTCCACCAACTCAACACATCGCCTCATATCCTCATCAATAACGCTGGCTTAGGCGATTACGGCACTTTTGCCACCTGTCCGCCAGCACGTATCCTAGCACAACACCACGTTAACACCACTGCCCTCCTCTCCCTCACCCACGCCCTTCTCCCCAAAATGCTTGCAGAACGTAAAGGCTTCATCCTCAACGTCGGCTCTATTGCAGGCCACATGCCACTTCCTACATTTGCCCTTTACGCTGCCACAAAAGCCTACGTTAACTCACTGACTTTAGCCCTTCATGCAGAGCTAGCCCATCAAGGAATTCATGTCTCTCTTTTCGCCCCCGGTCCTATTCCTACAGAATTTCGTCAAGCCGCTCAACGCCCCGACGCCCCACCCGACGCCGGACGCGCCCCAGACTGGCTCACCCAACCTCTCTCTCCCTCAATTCAACAAGCTCTCGAGGCACTCCACGACAACCGCCCCTTGTGCACACCAGGACGCACCGTCCGTCTCATCGCTGCCCTGATGCGTTACGCTCCACACGTCCTTACTTTAAGACTCTTCCGAATAGCCATTCCACGCTGAAGATTCCTCCCTATTCACTTATGAAAAACTTTACCATTAAGAGCCCCTCGACCGTATCATTTGCTATTACCTTTATTATATTGATACTTTTCCAAATATTTGAGTTCAACTACTTTCTACATGACGACAACATTACTCTTTTCACCCCTCACTACTACCATAATTACCGCGCGCTTACAGAACATCACGAAATTACCCTCTTCAATTTTCATCAATATTGCGGTGTCCCCCATCTAGCTCAGGGACAACCAGGCACCCTTTACCCATTGCACTATATTGCCAGTTTCATAGCTGAAAAAATCTTAGGTGATTTTTATCACACGATTGACCTCGTAGTTATCGCTCATCTCTGCTTAGCGTCTGTTTTTATGTGTAAATGGTTAGGAACGCTATCTCTTCCTCCGATCTACCGTATCTTATTGCCCCTGTGCTGGGTTTTCTCTCCATACACTATCCTAATGAGCCGCCAGTGGAATTTTGTCTCGGCTCTCGCCCTTTACTTACCCGCCATTTTCTATTTCACTCATCATCTGATTCAAAAACCTAACTTCCGCAACACTCTTACCCTTTCTTTGATTCAAGGCCTTTGCCTACTCCAAGGCAATGCTTCCAACTTCTTCTACACTTTTGTCTTCTCGTCGCTATATACATTCTCTTACCTTTTCAAAAAAGCGCGCAATGCATCTCCCAAAAGCATAATTATTTATTTCACACTAGCTCTTGTCCTATCGCTTATCATTGCATTACCTCTCCTCATCCCCCTGTATCAGGCCACTCGATCGTCCGTTTTCAGGCCTGAAGGCAAACTTCCATTAGAAGAAATCCTTCATTTCACGGTCAACTGGTCTGAATTCTTACAGGCGCAAATTGGTCAATTCAAACCTCGTTTCTTCTTAACTGTCGATTCAACCATGCTTTTCCACGCCTGCTCATGGCCACTAGTCCCCCTTGGAATTCTAGCCCTT encodes the following:
- the tatA gene encoding twin-arginine translocase TatA/TatE family subunit is translated as MLENTLFWIGFGLPGGQEWWLILFIAVLLFGAKKIPELARGLGRSIGEFKKARDEFEAEIKKSVEELDNAKKNKAESQSSSVVTPEGTVRHDADRG
- a CDS encoding SDR family oxidoreductase — protein: MSDYPRFKNLTALITGASSGFGEEFARQLAPHTRQLILIARRRNRLESIKQTLEKHHSSLNVTVIQADLSLPNSVEHTVLPALHQLNTSPHILINNAGLGDYGTFATCPPARILAQHHVNTTALLSLTHALLPKMLAERKGFILNVGSIAGHMPLPTFALYAATKAYVNSLTLALHAELAHQGIHVSLFAPGPIPTEFRQAAQRPDAPPDAGRAPDWLTQPLSPSIQQALEALHDNRPLCTPGRTVRLIAALMRYAPHVLTLRLFRIAIPR